A part of Helicobacter fennelliae genomic DNA contains:
- the mobC gene encoding plasmid mobilization relaxosome protein MobC, translating to MNKSNIVSFRITHDNKERLCKIQEKSGLDKSKILNFLIESFEPHKHLELLESSNDEVGKKKIVLYLSLDEYAKLKQSAQQNFRGSVARELKFHALNFIYKVKIPDMQEIQSLNETRAELHKIGSNINQIAKAYNTQLKPNIDDKLLAILNDLREKIDKLSLAITTLLSNKRRLA from the coding sequence GTGAATAAATCAAACATTGTAAGCTTTAGAATCACGCACGATAACAAAGAGCGACTTTGCAAAATCCAAGAAAAAAGTGGTTTGGATAAATCAAAGATTCTTAATTTTTTGATTGAGAGTTTTGAGCCCCATAAGCATTTGGAATTACTAGAATCCAGCAATGATGAAGTGGGTAAAAAGAAAATTGTGCTATATCTCTCGCTTGATGAATATGCAAAACTCAAACAATCCGCACAGCAGAATTTTCGTGGCTCGGTAGCAAGAGAGCTTAAATTCCACGCGCTCAATTTCATCTATAAAGTTAAAATCCCCGATATGCAAGAGATACAATCGCTCAATGAAACAAGAGCAGAGCTTCATAAAATCGGCTCAAATATCAATCAAATAGCCAAAGCATACAACACACAACTCAAACCAAATATAGATGACAAATTGCTTGCAATACTAAACGATTTGCGAGAAAAAATTGATAAACTCTCTCTAGCAATCACTACACTTTTATCAAACAAAAGGCGATTAGCGTGA